The following is a genomic window from Halobacterium sp. R2-5.
CGGTGCCGGCGGCGATGGCCGCCCTTCTCCCGTACATCGACTTCCCCGCGTGGGCGTTGCGTAGCTCCCCAGCGCTCGCTCCCGCTGCCATCACCCTGTACTGGTTTCTCACGAGGCCCGAAGACGACGAACGGACCGACGGAACGGGGTCCAGCGAAGAGGGAACCGACCCGGAGCTGGAGCTCGTGAGCGCGAATTACAAGATGTTCAGCAAGCAGGCGATGTACCGCGACCGTCTGCTGATGCGTGCGAACTACTTCTCCGTCGCGGTCGTCGGCGTGCTGGTCAACATCTTCCTCCGGACCGGCCCCCAGTTCCGGCCCGCAGTTGCCATGATCGGTGCGACGAGCGCGTACGCCTTCTGGCTGGCTACCGAGTCCTACAAGGGGGCACGGGACGAGCTGAACGAGGAGATCAGGACCTTCGAGGATACTTGGCAGGAGTTGTCTGTCGTCGAGACGTACGACACGCGCGAGCGATCGCCCGTCGGGAAGCGGAGCCTCTCGTCGTACTTCGTCGGGCTCCAGATTGCGACGACGGCGCTGTGGGTGGTCGTCTACGTCGGGTACACGAGCTACCTCGCGTACTTATAACCGCGCTCGCCCAACGACTATTCGACAGATGATAGACCTCCACGAAGCGCTGGAGACCGCCGCCGAAGCCGCTCGTCTGGCCGGTGACTTCCAGCGCTCCGCCTTCACCGAAGACCACGACACCGATTACAAGGGTCCCGGCGACCCTGTTTCTGAAGTCGACCTCGAATCGGAACGTCGTATTCTCAAACACCTCACGGACGCGTACCCTTCGCACGGGATTCTCTCCGAGGAGGACGGCGGGGTCGGCAACCAAGACGTCCGCTGGGTCGTCGACCCGCTGGACGGCACGTCGAACTATCTCCGCGGGCTCCCGGACTTCTGCGTGTCCATCGCACTCGAAGTCGAGGGGACCCTGCGGGCGGGCGTCGTCTACCGTCCGATGAGTGACGACATGTACGCCGCCACGCTCTCGGGAGACTCCACTACCGCGAGCGTCGCGCTCGAACCCGCCGAGACGACCGACCCGGAGAGCGCGCTCGTTTCCCTCCCGTACTCCTCGTCGCGGGCCGGCCGCGACGACGTCTGGGCGGTCCACCGGGCGTTCGGTTCGACGGTCGAAGGCATCCGCTCGACTGGCTCCGGAGCGCTCGACCTCGCGCACGTCGCCGCCGGGCACACCGATGCCGCCTGCGGGTTCAACCAGAGCCTCTGGGACCGAGCGGCGGGAGAAGTTCTGGTCGAGGCCGCGGGGGGAACGTTGACCGATCACACCGGCGGCGAGAATCACGACGGTGACTTCCTAGCGTCTAACGGCCACCTCCACGGAACGCTCGTCGACTGCATTCCGGACCGAAGCGTGGACTAAGCGGGTTCGAGGACTATCTCGGAGTACTCGGAAAGTGTGCGGTCGAACCACTCCTCGCCGACCTCACGCCGACCGAGCAGCAACACCATCAGCAGCGACTTGTGCGACATCCCGTCGAAGCGTTCGGTGGGGACTCTCTCGGGCGCCGCGGTCGCGGTTCCGTCGACGGCGAGTTCGACTAGCCCGTCGAGCGCTGCTTCGGTGAGCGGCACGAACACGAACTCGGTGAACTCGTCTGCGTCCGGTGCTCGTCGCGCCGTCCGCAGGACCGACGAAGCGCTCTCGTCGACGTAGACCACGGAGAACAGCGCCGGGTTCAGGTGCGATTCGGGGGACGTATCCTCGAAAACGCCGAGACAACGGACTCGATTGCCGTCGGCCATCACGCCGAGTTCCTCCTGTAGCTCGCGACCCACGATTGCACGAGTCGGTTCAGCGTCGCCGTCTCGGAAGTCGTGGTTCCTGTCTAGGTAGCCGCTACCCGGGAAGGAGAGAAACGGGCCGCGGTCCGCCTGGGGTGGCTTGACTCCGAGGAGCACCTGTCCGTCGGCGACGACAGCCACGAACGACGAGAGCAGGTGGACCGACTCGGTCAACTGCCGCCGTCCATCGTCCGTGAGTTGGTCGGCATCGAACCGGGGGCTCTCGGCGACAGTGAGGCGGCGCAGATAGTGGTCCCTGAATCGAGTAGGTCCGACGTGGATTCGAGTGTCGTCGACGCCCCGAAGATTGAGACTGGGGCCGTCGTGGAGGTTATCGTCGCCGTGGACGAGCGACGCCCACGCCTCCTCGACGACGGCGGCGTCTCCGTCGGGAATCGAGTACGTCGCGTCCGGGTCGAAGGACCACTCAACGGTATCGGGCGGAACGCCCGCCACACCGAAGTCGCCCCAGCGGTGAAACGAGAAGCTCACACGGGGCTGTGGTCTGTCAGACCCTATAGAGATGTGGGTCGCTCTTCCACCCCGGTGTGCGCCGTGGACCGGTTCCGAACGTGGCGTTATCAGTTCGGGTCAGAGTTCGAGGCCGCGGACTGCCACGTGGGAACCAGCTTCGACACGCCCGATCCGCTCGCCGTCAGTCGCGGCCACGAGCGCGTCGGCGTCCGCGGGGTCGACGGCGGCGACGAACCCGGTGCCCATGTTGAACGTGCGGTGCATCTCCTCGTCGCTGACGTTGCCCGCGTCCTGCACGAAGTCGAAGACGTCCTGCGCCGGGAACGGGTCCGTGACCTCGTAGCGGAACGCGCCCATGCGTTCGAGGTTCGTCCAGCCGCCCCCGGTGACGTGGGCCGCCGCGTGCACGTCGTATTCGTGCAGCGCATCGAGCAGGTACGTGTAGATGCGGGTCGGCTCCAGCAGCGCCTCCCCAACTGTCTCGTAGCCGTCGCCGGGGAACGGCTCGTCGAAGCCGCCGGCGCGGTCGGCTGCCTCCCGCGCGAGCGTGAGGCCGTTCGAGTGGATGCCCGACGACGGGAAGCCGACGAGCACGTCGCCCGCCTCGGCTTCTCCCGGGAGCAGGTCGTCGTCGGTCGCGACGCCCGCGACCGTGCCCGCGAGGTCGAAGTCGTTCACGACTTCCGGCATGACGGCTGTCTCGCCGCCGACGAGCGCCACGCCCGCTTCCTCCGCGCCGGCAGCCAAGCCCTCGCCCAGTTCGGCGGCGCGGTCCTCGTCGGGCACGTCGACCGCGAGGTAGTCCACGAACGCCGCGGGCTCGACGCCCGCCGCCACGAGGTCGTTGACGTTCATCGCGATGCAGTCGATGCCCACCGTCGAGTAGTCGTCGAGGGCGACCGCCACGAGCAGTTTCGTGCCGACGCCGTCGGTCGCGAGCGCGAGGTACTGGTCGCCGAGGTCCACCAATCCGGCGTACTCGGTGGTGTCCCCGACCTCGGAGACCGCGGAGACGAGCGCCGCGGTCGCCGCCTCGCTGTCCTCGATGTCCACGCCCGCCTCGGAGTACGTGAGTTCGTCGTCGCTCCCGTCGCTCATACACGAGCGTGCGCATCTCGGGGCGAAAAGCGTGCCGGTCTATGCGCGGACGACTATATCCCGAAGAAGAACAAAAGCGCCGGCCCGATGGTGACGACCGCGGCGGCCGCGTACACCGTCTTGTTCCACTGCAGGACCGTCGCGCCGTCCAGCGGCCCGAACGGGATCATGTTGAACCCGGCGAGCAGCACGTTGATGAACAGGCCCCGCCAGCCGATGTCGGGCGCGACGACGAACACGCCCAGCGAGACGACTGCGAGCGCGACGTTCGTCAGCGGGCCGGCGAGCGCGATGAGGCCGTGCTCGCGGGGCGTGATGCGGCCGCGGTGGTGGACCGCGCCCGGCGCCGCGAACAGGAACCCCGCGAAGCCGCCCGCCACCGCGAGCGCGAGCATCCCGAAGTCCGCGCGGAACTCCGCGTGCTGGCCGAAGTGCACCGCGACCACCTTGTGCGCGAGCTCGTGCAGGAGGAACGCCACGCCGACCGTCGCGAGACTCAGCGCGAACTCCTCGGCGAACAGCCGGCTCGCCAGCACGTCCATCACGTTCGTCGCCGAAATCGGGACGTACAGCAGGCTGAACGCCAGCCCGAGCGCCAGCCACGCGACGAGGAGGTCCCGGAGCTCCCGGCTGCTGAAGTTCACCGTACCAGCCCCCAGATCGCGTCGGCGCTGTTCTGCGCGCCGCGGACCATCGCGTCGCTGACCGCGCCGACGCTGTCGAAGGGCCCACCGATGAGCGGCAGCACGACGAACGGGAACAGGACGCTCGCGACGATGCTGCCGACGTTCGTCATCGCGACCACCGCGATGAGCCGGAACAGCGGCACTTCCACCATCTGCCCGAGCAGGTCCCGGATCGGCGTCTCCTGGTCGTCCAGTAGCTCGTTCAGCGTGCCGATGTCGGCGACGCGCACGGAGAGGTAACGCAGCTCCACGTAGCCCGCGAACCACCCGGGCGCGAGCAGCGGGTTGATGCTGGTCAGCCACGCCACCGCGCCGCCGACGCCCGCGCTCGTCCAGTGCGCGCCCGCGAGCTTCGCCGCGCCCATCGAGATTATCCCGTTGAACAGAAACCACGCGCCGAACACCTGCAGGAGGACGGTGTTGTCGACGCCCGCCATCACGAGCAGCACGAAGAACGCGAGGAAGCCGACCGTGATCAGCAGGCCGAAGAGCTTGGCCGCCGAGAAGCGCTTCTTCCGCGTGCCCGTCAGGGACTCCATCGGCGGGAGCTCCTCGGGGTGGTCGAGGTAGCGCTCGACGCCCTCGCGGTGGCCGGCGCCCAGCACCGCGACGACGTGCTTGCCCTGCGCGCGGAGCGCGACGAGGTTGTGCGCGATGAACGCGTCGCGCTCGTCGATGAGCGCTTCTGCGCCCGCGGGGCTGAAGCGCCGGAACTCCTCCATCATCGCGGAGACCACGTCCGCGTCCGTCAGGTCGTCCATCGAGAACTCTTCGACGTCCTCCTCGGGCGCCGAACGCGCGAACAGCACTGCGAACACGGCGCCGAGCACGAGCGCGCCCGCGACCGCGAACAGCACGGCTTCCGCGAGCCCCGCCAGCAACACCAGCACCGTCCCCGCGACGCCGGCCGCGGGCGGCGGCGGAATCAGGAACGGTCCGGCGACGAACTCCGCGGCGACGCCGACGACGAACCCGAAGAACGCGCCGACGCCCAGTCCGAGCGTCCGGCTGTCGGTCACGCCGAGCGCGAGCTCGCCGACCAGCCGGAGCTTCTCGACGGCGGTCATGCGCGCCCAGAAGCGCTGAATCGTCACCTGGATGTCGCGGTCGACGAGCGCGACGTCCGCGCCGGTGCGCTCGGCGGCGTCGATGCCCGCCTTCATGTCCGCGCCCGGCTCGATGCCGAACTGCTCGCCGAGGCGCTTCTGGACGTACGACAAAAGCCAGTACGCCAGAAACTGGAACGCCATGCTCCCCTTCAGGAGGTCGCTGGCCTCCAGGTCCTCGGGCGTCCCGCCCTGCATCTGGCGGTACCGGCCCTCGTCGAGTTCGACCGCGACAGTGTCGGGATTCTCTTCCTCGACGACGCGCTCGACCTCCTCGACGCTGTCCGCGGAGACGTGGGCGGTCCCGACGACGCGCACGGACCCCTCGCTCGCCGCGGATTCCTCGCTCATTGACTCGACGTTAGTCGTGGCGGCCTTACGCTTGTCGAAAGCCCGACGAGCGACGGCGCGTCGTCGCCACTCGGAAGGATTGAAGCCCCGGCCCGTAGAACCACGAGTATGCCCGAATCGTCGCGCCTGATGGACTCGTACACGGAGATGACCGAGCTGCTGTTGCCCAACGACACGAACAACCTGGGGCGCGCGCTCGGGGGCGCGGTCCTCCACTGGATGGACATCTGTGCGGCCATCGCGTCGATGCGGTTCTCCGGCCGGCAGTGTGTCACCGCGTCGATGGACCACGTCGACTTCATCGCGCCCATCGAGATGGGCGAGGTCG
Proteins encoded in this region:
- a CDS encoding inositol monophosphatase family protein, which codes for MIDLHEALETAAEAARLAGDFQRSAFTEDHDTDYKGPGDPVSEVDLESERRILKHLTDAYPSHGILSEEDGGVGNQDVRWVVDPLDGTSNYLRGLPDFCVSIALEVEGTLRAGVVYRPMSDDMYAATLSGDSTTASVALEPAETTDPESALVSLPYSSSRAGRDDVWAVHRAFGSTVEGIRSTGSGALDLAHVAAGHTDAACGFNQSLWDRAAGEVLVEAAGGTLTDHTGGENHDGDFLASNGHLHGTLVDCIPDRSVD
- a CDS encoding NUDIX domain-containing protein, which codes for MSFSFHRWGDFGVAGVPPDTVEWSFDPDATYSIPDGDAAVVEEAWASLVHGDDNLHDGPSLNLRGVDDTRIHVGPTRFRDHYLRRLTVAESPRFDADQLTDDGRRQLTESVHLLSSFVAVVADGQVLLGVKPPQADRGPFLSFPGSGYLDRNHDFRDGDAEPTRAIVGRELQEELGVMADGNRVRCLGVFEDTSPESHLNPALFSVVYVDESASSVLRTARRAPDADEFTEFVFVPLTEAALDGLVELAVDGTATAAPERVPTERFDGMSHKSLLMVLLLGRREVGEEWFDRTLSEYSEIVLEPA
- the purM gene encoding phosphoribosylformylglycinamidine cyclo-ligase translates to MSDGSDDELTYSEAGVDIEDSEAATAALVSAVSEVGDTTEYAGLVDLGDQYLALATDGVGTKLLVAVALDDYSTVGIDCIAMNVNDLVAAGVEPAAFVDYLAVDVPDEDRAAELGEGLAAGAEEAGVALVGGETAVMPEVVNDFDLAGTVAGVATDDDLLPGEAEAGDVLVGFPSSGIHSNGLTLAREAADRAGGFDEPFPGDGYETVGEALLEPTRIYTYLLDALHEYDVHAAAHVTGGGWTNLERMGAFRYEVTDPFPAQDVFDFVQDAGNVSDEEMHRTFNMGTGFVAAVDPADADALVAATDGERIGRVEAGSHVAVRGLEL
- a CDS encoding metalloprotease encodes the protein MNFSSRELRDLLVAWLALGLAFSLLYVPISATNVMDVLASRLFAEEFALSLATVGVAFLLHELAHKVVAVHFGQHAEFRADFGMLALAVAGGFAGFLFAAPGAVHHRGRITPREHGLIALAGPLTNVALAVVSLGVFVVAPDIGWRGLFINVLLAGFNMIPFGPLDGATVLQWNKTVYAAAAVVTIGPALLFFFGI
- a CDS encoding TraB/GumN family protein, with the translated sequence MSEESAASEGSVRVVGTAHVSADSVEEVERVVEEENPDTVAVELDEGRYRQMQGGTPEDLEASDLLKGSMAFQFLAYWLLSYVQKRLGEQFGIEPGADMKAGIDAAERTGADVALVDRDIQVTIQRFWARMTAVEKLRLVGELALGVTDSRTLGLGVGAFFGFVVGVAAEFVAGPFLIPPPPAAGVAGTVLVLLAGLAEAVLFAVAGALVLGAVFAVLFARSAPEEDVEEFSMDDLTDADVVSAMMEEFRRFSPAGAEALIDERDAFIAHNLVALRAQGKHVVAVLGAGHREGVERYLDHPEELPPMESLTGTRKKRFSAAKLFGLLITVGFLAFFVLLVMAGVDNTVLLQVFGAWFLFNGIISMGAAKLAGAHWTSAGVGGAVAWLTSINPLLAPGWFAGYVELRYLSVRVADIGTLNELLDDQETPIRDLLGQMVEVPLFRLIAVVAMTNVGSIVASVLFPFVVLPLIGGPFDSVGAVSDAMVRGAQNSADAIWGLVR